The sequence GCGACCAGCTGCGCCTCGGCCTCGGGGTTCTTCACCTCGAGGATGTTCAGCTGGATCTGCTTGCCCGTGAGCTTCTCGAGGTCGGCGCGGATGCGCTCGGCCTCGACGCCGCGACGGCCGATGACGATGCCGGGGCGGGCCGTGTAGATGTCCACGCGGACACGGTCACGGGTGCGCTCGATCTCGATGCGCGCCACTCCGGCGCGGTCGAGGCTCGTCTTGAGCATGGTGCGGATGCGCACGTCCTCGGCGACGTAGTCGCTGTAACGCTGCCCCTTCTTCGTGCTGTCCGAGAACCAGCGCGACACGTGGTCGGTGGTGATCCCGAGACGGAACCCGTACGGGTTGACCTTCTGTCCCATTACTTGCTCGCCTTCTTCGTGGTCGACGCCACGTCCGCCTCGTCCGGCGTCGCGAGGACGACCGTGATGTGGCTGGTGCGCTTGTTGATACGGAACGCGCGACCCTGTGCGCGCGGCTGGAACCGCTTGAGGGTGGTGCCCTCGTCCACGAACGCCTTGGCGATGTAGAGGTCCTGCTCCGAGAGGAAGCTGTTCGACGCGTCGGCCTTGACCCGCGCGTTCGCCATGGCCGAGGCCACCAGCTTGTAGATCGGCTCGCTCGCGCCCTGGGGGGCGAACTTCAGGATGGCGAGGG is a genomic window of Clavibacter capsici containing:
- the rplV gene encoding 50S ribosomal protein L22 encodes the protein MVESIARVRHIRVTPQKARRVVDMIRGKQAEEALAILKFAPQGASEPIYKLVASAMANARVKADASNSFLSEQDLYIAKAFVDEGTTLKRFQPRAQGRAFRINKRTSHITVVLATPDEADVASTTKKASK